One Dromiciops gliroides isolate mDroGli1 chromosome 3, mDroGli1.pri, whole genome shotgun sequence DNA segment encodes these proteins:
- the LOC122751256 gene encoding neuroblastoma suppressor of tumorigenicity 1-like, with the protein MMLWVLVGALLPVVLLAAPPPINKLALFPDKSAWCEAKNITQIVGHSGCKSKSIQNRACLGQCFSYSVPNTFPQSTESLVHCDSCMPSQSMWEIVTLDCPSHDEMPRVDKLVEKIVHCSCQACGKEASHEEMSFFTHGREEHPASHPGRHSLEVEEPPGPTHPVEEGAEE; encoded by the exons ATGATGCTGTGGGTCCTGGTGGGTGCCCTCCTTCCTGTGGTGCTGTTGGCTGCCCCCCCTCCCATCAACAAGCTGGCACTGTTCCCAGACAAGAGTGCCTGGTGTGAGGCCAAGAACATCACCCAAATTGTGGGGCACAGTGGCTGTAAATCGAAATCCATCCAGAACAG GGCCTGTCTAGGACAGTGCTTCAGCTACAGTGTCCCCAACACCTTTCCCCAGTCTACAGAGTCTCTGGTACACTGTGACTCCTGCATGCCTTCTCAGTCCATGTGGGAAATT GTGACGCTGGACTGTCCCAGTCATGATGAGATGCCCCGAGTGGACAAGCTGGTAGAGAAGATTGTCCACTGTAGCTGCCAGGCCTGCGGCAAAGAGGCGAGCCACGAGGAAATGAGCTTTTTCACGCACGGCAGAGAGGAGCACCCTGCCTCCCACCCTGGCCGCCATTCCCTCGAGGTCGAGGAACCTCCTGGTCCCACCCACCCTGTGGAGGAGGGGGCTGAGGagtga